In a genomic window of Helianthus annuus cultivar XRQ/B chromosome 10, HanXRQr2.0-SUNRISE, whole genome shotgun sequence:
- the LOC110885184 gene encoding 5'-3' exoribonuclease 2 translates to MGDNNHTPATAEPKQLHPVYSVANIQNKIRVLDGVKVTYSAWVKLFKLHAKGYRVLNHIDGTAGPAKADPTYESWVEIDAIVLQWIYGTLSDDLLVRILDADSTARSAWEKIQAIFISNKSSRAATLEHEFTNLTLASCASMDEYCQRLKDLAEQLGDVDHPVNESRLVLQLVRGLPPEFDTVASLINQSVTTWDNARNMIQLEQQRQNARQNTAQSVLVASRNGPSDPNSGNIPIEPVGNRDVYGRQQTRGRGRGRHRGGRNNRGGRTAYASSSAAQQTQSGYGSGYPPHQNWAGPQYQQWAPPPCPHPTQPTSWATPWNNKSAQPPATYTQPTVNMAGPPGFPPPPGSVPGHVDALNPTELGAALNTMHLQPPDQAWNMDTGASGHLTNDPGSQDWQGSFPAQ, encoded by the exons ATGGGCGACAACAACCACACCCCAGCCACGGCTGAACCGAAACAACTTCACCCGGTGTACTCCGTTGCCAATATCCAGAACAAAATTCGGGTGCTTGATGGGGTGAAAGTCACCTACTCTGCTTGGGTTAAGCTCTTTAAGCTCCACGCCAAGGGATACCGCGTTCTGAATCACATCGATGGCACCGCTGGACCCGCAAAAGCTGACCCGACTTACGAGTCTTGGGTAGAGATCGATGCCATAGTCCTACAATGGATCTATGGCACTCTTTCTGATGATCTCTTGGTTCGAATTTTGGATGCTGATTCCACCGCTAGATCTGCGTGGGAGAAGATTCAAGCCATCTTCATCAGTAACAAAAGTTCTCGTGCGGCAACTCTTGAACACGAGTTTACCAATCTTACTTTGGCATCATGTGCCTCCATGGATGAATACTGCCAGCGTCTCAAAGATCTGGCGGAACAGTTAGGAGACGTTGATCACCCGGTTAACGAGTCACGACTCGTGTTGCAATTGGTTCGTGGTTTGCCGCCGGAATTTGACACGGTTGCATCCCTCATCAACCAATCTGTGACTACTTGGGATAACGCTCGAAACATGATCCAGTTGGAACAACAGCGTCAAAATGCTCGTCAAAACACTGCTCAATCGGTTCTGGTTGCATCCCGCAATGGGCCTTCGGATCCGAACTCAGGTAATATTCCTATTGAACCAGTAGGAAATCGGGATGTCTATGGGAGACAACAGACTCGAGGGCGTGGCAGGGGACGCCATCGAGGTGGTCGTAACAACCGGGGAGGCAGAACTGCATACGCCTCATCGTCTGCTGCTCAGCAAACTCAATCGGGTTATGGCAGTGGCTATCCTCCACATCAGAACTGGGCCGGCCCACAATACCAACAGTGGGCTCCACCACCTTGTCCACACCCTACCCAGCCCACATCATGGGCCACTCCTTGGAACAACAAATCGGCCCAACCTCCTGCTACTTATACCCAGCCGACGGTAAACATGGCTGGGCCACCGGGTTTCCCGCCTCCTCCAGGATCTGTTCCAGGACATGTTGATGCGCTAAACCCTACTGAACTTGGGGCTGCACTGAACACTATGCACCTCCAACCTCCAGACCAAGCATGGAATATGGATACTGGCGCTTCCGGTCATCTCACTAATGACCCGG gatctcaagactgGCAGGGCTCTTTCCCGGCACAATAG